One Mesorhizobium sp. J428 DNA segment encodes these proteins:
- the plsY gene encoding glycerol-3-phosphate 1-O-acyltransferase PlsY produces the protein MSDQIDWAGNLPLYAAVIIFGYLLGSIPFGLIITRIAGLGDVRRIGSGNIGATNVLRTGNKKLAALTLLLDALKGTVAVLVAATWGPAFGIAAGFAAFLGHLFPVWLGFKGGKGVATYLGVLLALAWKAALVFAIVWLAIAYLTRYSSLAALLAAVAVPLSLFFWFGPASVAWLFTVMSVIVFFKHHANIRRLLDGNETRIGASG, from the coding sequence ATGTCTGACCAGATCGACTGGGCCGGGAACCTGCCGCTGTATGCGGCGGTCATCATCTTCGGCTATCTCCTCGGCTCCATCCCGTTCGGCCTGATCATCACGCGCATCGCCGGACTGGGCGACGTGCGGCGCATCGGCTCCGGCAATATCGGCGCGACCAACGTGCTGCGCACCGGCAACAAGAAGCTCGCGGCGCTCACCCTCCTCCTCGACGCACTCAAGGGCACGGTCGCCGTGCTCGTCGCCGCTACCTGGGGACCGGCCTTCGGCATCGCCGCCGGCTTCGCCGCGTTCCTCGGCCATCTCTTCCCGGTCTGGCTCGGCTTTAAGGGCGGCAAGGGCGTGGCGACCTATCTCGGCGTGCTTCTCGCGCTTGCCTGGAAGGCGGCGCTGGTCTTCGCCATCGTCTGGCTCGCCATCGCCTATCTCACGCGCTACTCGTCGCTCGCCGCGCTGCTCGCGGCCGTCGCCGTTCCGCTCTCTCTCTTCTTTTGGTTCGGCCCGGCCAGCGTGGCGTGGCTGTTCACGGTCATGAGCGTCATCGTCTTCTTCAAGCATCACGCCAACATTCGTCGCCTCCTCGACGGCAACGAGACGCGCATCGGGGCGAGCGGGTGA
- a CDS encoding type II toxin-antitoxin system VapC family toxin, which produces MSYLLDTNVVSELRKIGDGKADANVVSWVEAEDADRFFISAITILELERGVLGVQRRDHAQGARLRAWLDNHVRPEFAGRILAVDDVVATRCAHLHVPNPRNEVDALIAATALVNGLSVVTRNVRDFEGTGVVVIDPWQPTT; this is translated from the coding sequence GTGAGCTACCTGCTCGACACCAACGTGGTTTCGGAACTGCGCAAGATCGGCGACGGCAAGGCCGACGCCAACGTGGTATCGTGGGTGGAAGCCGAAGATGCGGATCGCTTCTTCATCTCGGCGATCACCATTCTCGAGCTGGAGCGCGGCGTGCTCGGCGTCCAGCGGCGCGATCATGCCCAGGGCGCACGGTTGCGTGCCTGGCTCGACAACCACGTTCGTCCCGAATTTGCCGGCCGTATCCTCGCCGTCGACGACGTCGTCGCCACACGGTGCGCGCATCTGCATGTCCCGAACCCACGGAACGAGGTCGACGCGCTGATCGCAGCCACCGCCCTGGTCAATGGCCTGTCCGTGGTAACGCGTAACGTGCGCGATTTCGAGGGAACCGGTGTTGTCGTCATCGATCCGTGGCAGCCGACAACGTAA
- the topA gene encoding type I DNA topoisomerase, whose amino-acid sequence MDVVVVESPAKAKTINKYLGKNYKVLASFGHVRDLPPKDGSVRPEEDFAMSWAVDSASSKRLADIASAVKGADGLILATDPDREGEAISWHVLEVLRNKRVLKDKHVSRVVFNAITKQSVLDAMAKPRDIDAPLVEAYLARRALDYLVGFTLSPVLWRKLPGARSAGRVQSVALRLVCDRELEIERFVREEYWNIAALLATPRKDTFEARLTGFEGKRLQKLDIKTAEQANGIKTMLEGATFNAVSVEAKPAKRNPGPPFTTSTLQQAASSRYGFSASRTMQIAQKLYEGLDVGGETVGLITYMRTDGVQMAPEAISAARAAIGKEFGDSYLPEKPRFYSAKAKNAQEAHEAIRPTDFFRTPASVRAHLDSDQFRLYEMIWKRAIASQMQPAEIERTTVEIEAKNGAQTAQLRAVGSVTRFDGFLAAYVDPKDDDSEDEESKRLPEIRAGENLAREKITADQHTTEPPPRYSEASLIKKLEELGIGRPSTYAATLKTLEDREYVVVDKRRLTPHSKGRIVTAFLESFFEKYVEYDFTADLEEKLDEISDGKLAWKDVLRDFWADFSAAVDGIKELRVTDVLDALNEQLAPLVFPAREDGSDPRICPRCGTGNLSLKLGKYGAFVGCSNYPECGYTRQLGEAVNGNGEPVSGESGDKVLGRDPYTDEEIVLKNGRFGPYVQRGEGKEAKRSSLPKGWTVETMDHEKALALLSLPRDIGQHPETGKMISAGLGRYGPFLLHDGVYANLESIEDVFSVGINRAVAVLAEKAAKGPGRRGGTPAALKDLGEHPDGGGSVTVRDGKYGAYVNFGKVNATIPKGKDPASVTMEEALALIAAREAAGGGKSKSTARKSPAKAAAKSAAPKKAAAKPAKKKAAK is encoded by the coding sequence ATGGACGTCGTCGTCGTCGAATCGCCCGCAAAGGCGAAGACAATCAACAAATATCTGGGCAAGAACTACAAGGTTCTGGCCTCGTTCGGGCATGTCCGCGACCTGCCTCCCAAGGACGGCTCGGTCCGTCCCGAGGAGGATTTCGCCATGTCCTGGGCGGTCGATTCGGCCTCGTCCAAGCGTCTGGCCGACATCGCCAGCGCGGTGAAGGGCGCCGACGGGCTGATCCTCGCGACCGACCCGGATCGCGAGGGCGAGGCGATTTCCTGGCACGTGCTGGAGGTGCTGCGCAACAAGCGCGTGCTCAAGGACAAGCACGTCAGCCGCGTCGTCTTCAACGCGATCACCAAGCAGTCCGTGCTCGACGCGATGGCCAAGCCGCGCGACATCGATGCGCCGCTGGTCGAGGCCTATCTCGCCCGCCGGGCGCTCGACTATCTCGTCGGCTTCACCCTGTCGCCCGTGCTCTGGCGCAAGCTGCCGGGCGCCCGCTCGGCCGGACGCGTCCAGTCGGTGGCGCTTAGGCTGGTCTGCGACCGCGAGCTGGAGATCGAGCGCTTCGTCCGCGAAGAATACTGGAACATCGCCGCACTCCTCGCCACGCCGCGCAAGGACACGTTCGAGGCGCGGCTGACCGGCTTCGAGGGCAAGCGCCTCCAGAAGCTGGACATCAAGACCGCGGAACAGGCCAACGGCATCAAGACGATGCTCGAAGGCGCGACCTTCAATGCCGTCTCGGTCGAGGCGAAGCCCGCCAAGCGCAATCCCGGCCCGCCCTTCACCACCTCGACGCTGCAGCAGGCGGCCTCGTCGCGCTACGGCTTCTCGGCCTCGCGCACGATGCAGATCGCCCAGAAGCTCTATGAAGGCCTCGACGTCGGCGGCGAGACGGTCGGCCTCATCACTTATATGCGAACCGACGGCGTGCAGATGGCGCCGGAGGCGATCTCGGCCGCCCGCGCCGCGATCGGCAAGGAGTTTGGCGACAGCTACCTGCCGGAAAAGCCGCGCTTCTATTCCGCCAAGGCGAAGAACGCGCAGGAAGCGCACGAGGCCATCCGCCCGACAGACTTCTTCCGCACCCCGGCCTCCGTCCGCGCCCATCTCGATTCCGATCAGTTCCGCCTCTACGAGATGATCTGGAAGCGCGCGATCGCCTCGCAGATGCAGCCGGCCGAGATCGAGCGCACGACGGTCGAGATCGAGGCGAAGAATGGCGCACAGACCGCGCAGCTTCGCGCCGTCGGCTCCGTCACCCGCTTCGACGGCTTCCTCGCCGCCTATGTCGATCCAAAGGACGACGATTCTGAAGATGAGGAGAGCAAGCGCCTGCCGGAGATCCGCGCCGGCGAAAACCTCGCCCGCGAGAAGATCACCGCCGATCAGCACACAACCGAGCCGCCGCCGCGCTATTCGGAAGCGTCCCTCATCAAGAAGCTGGAAGAGCTCGGCATCGGCCGTCCCTCGACCTACGCCGCGACGCTGAAGACGCTGGAAGACCGCGAATACGTCGTCGTCGACAAGCGCCGGCTGACGCCGCATTCGAAGGGCCGCATCGTCACCGCCTTCCTCGAAAGCTTCTTCGAGAAATATGTCGAATACGACTTCACGGCGGACCTCGAGGAGAAGCTCGACGAGATCTCCGACGGCAAGCTCGCCTGGAAGGACGTGCTGCGCGATTTCTGGGCCGACTTCTCCGCTGCCGTGGACGGCATCAAGGAGTTGCGCGTCACCGACGTGCTCGATGCGCTCAACGAGCAGCTCGCGCCGCTGGTTTTCCCCGCCCGCGAGGACGGTTCCGATCCGCGCATCTGCCCGCGCTGCGGCACCGGCAACCTGTCGCTCAAGCTCGGCAAATACGGCGCCTTCGTCGGCTGCTCCAACTATCCCGAGTGCGGCTACACCCGCCAGCTCGGCGAGGCCGTGAACGGCAATGGCGAGCCGGTCTCGGGCGAGAGCGGCGACAAGGTTCTGGGCCGCGATCCCTACACGGATGAGGAAATCGTCCTGAAGAACGGCCGCTTCGGCCCCTATGTCCAGCGCGGCGAGGGCAAGGAGGCCAAGCGCTCCAGCCTGCCCAAGGGCTGGACGGTCGAAACGATGGACCACGAGAAGGCGCTGGCGCTGCTCTCGCTGCCGCGCGACATCGGCCAGCATCCCGAGACCGGCAAGATGATCTCCGCCGGCCTCGGCCGCTATGGACCGTTCCTCCTGCACGACGGCGTCTACGCCAATCTCGAATCGATCGAGGACGTCTTCTCCGTCGGCATCAACCGCGCGGTCGCGGTGCTTGCCGAGAAGGCCGCCAAGGGACCGGGACGGCGCGGCGGCACGCCGGCGGCGCTGAAGGATCTCGGCGAGCATCCCGACGGCGGCGGCAGCGTCACCGTGCGCGACGGCAAATACGGCGCCTATGTCAACTTCGGCAAGGTCAACGCGACCATCCCGAAGGGCAAGGACCCGGCCTCCGTCACGATGGAAGAGGCCCTGGCGCTGATCGCGGCGCGCGAGGCGGCCGGCGGCGGCAAGTCGAAATCGACGGCCCGCAAATCCCCGGCCAAGGCGGCCGCGAAGTCTGCGGCCCCCAAAAAGGCCGCGGCGAAGCCGGCCAAGAAGAAGGCGGCGAAATAG
- a CDS encoding dihydroorotase: MSPTLFINARVVDPARGLDEQGSVLVAEGRIVAAGASVRNQGAPGGAAVIDCRGAAILPGLVDSRVFIGEPGGEHRETIASASIAAAAGGVTSMVMMPDTDPVIDNVALVEFVQRTARDTAKVRVHPAASITKGFHGSEMTEFGLLREAGAVGFTEGRHTISNALIMRRALSYARDFGVTIAHETQDRDLGGGVMNEGLYASWLGLSGIPREAEAIPLERDLLLARLTGGAYHAAKISTAMSAAAIARAKNDGANVTAGVAIHNLSLNENDIGEYRTFFRLAPPLRAEEDRLAMIEALRDGTIDLVSSSHDPQDVDTKRLPFADAAAGAIGLETLLAVTLRLYHNGDLPLLRIAEILSRNPAKVFGLSGGGLAPGMPADLIVVDLDAPWVVREADILSRSKNSCFEGARLQGQVLQTMVAGRTVHRALEGA; the protein is encoded by the coding sequence ATGAGCCCGACGCTTTTCATCAATGCAAGGGTGGTCGACCCCGCGCGAGGCCTCGACGAGCAGGGCTCCGTGCTCGTGGCGGAGGGAAGGATCGTCGCCGCCGGCGCTTCCGTGAGGAACCAGGGCGCGCCGGGCGGCGCTGCCGTCATCGACTGCCGGGGCGCTGCGATCCTGCCCGGCCTCGTCGACAGCCGCGTGTTCATCGGCGAACCGGGCGGCGAGCATCGCGAGACCATCGCCTCGGCGAGCATCGCGGCTGCCGCCGGCGGCGTCACCTCGATGGTGATGATGCCGGACACCGATCCCGTCATCGACAATGTCGCGTTGGTGGAGTTCGTCCAGCGCACCGCGCGCGACACGGCCAAGGTGCGCGTCCATCCCGCCGCCTCGATCACCAAGGGCTTCCACGGCTCCGAAATGACCGAATTCGGCCTGTTGCGCGAGGCCGGCGCTGTTGGCTTCACCGAGGGCCGCCACACCATCTCCAACGCGCTGATCATGCGCCGGGCGCTCAGCTATGCGCGCGACTTCGGCGTCACCATCGCGCATGAAACCCAGGACCGCGACCTCGGCGGCGGCGTCATGAACGAGGGCCTCTATGCCAGCTGGCTCGGCCTATCGGGCATTCCGCGCGAGGCCGAGGCGATCCCGCTCGAACGCGACCTGCTGCTCGCGCGGCTCACCGGCGGCGCCTACCACGCCGCCAAGATCTCGACCGCCATGTCCGCCGCCGCGATCGCGCGCGCCAAGAACGACGGCGCGAATGTCACCGCGGGCGTGGCGATCCACAACCTGTCGCTCAACGAGAACGACATCGGCGAATATCGCACCTTCTTCCGGCTCGCGCCGCCGCTCAGGGCGGAGGAGGACCGCTTGGCGATGATCGAGGCGCTGCGCGACGGGACCATCGACCTCGTCTCCTCCTCGCACGACCCGCAGGACGTCGACACCAAGCGGCTTCCCTTCGCGGATGCGGCCGCCGGCGCGATCGGGCTGGAGACGCTGCTCGCCGTCACGCTGCGCCTCTACCACAATGGCGATCTTCCGCTGCTGCGCATCGCAGAAATACTGTCACGCAATCCTGCGAAAGTGTTCGGGCTGTCGGGGGGAGGCCTTGCGCCCGGCATGCCGGCCGACCTGATCGTGGTCGATCTCGACGCGCCGTGGGTGGTGCGCGAGGCCGACATCCTGTCGCGCTCCAAGAACTCCTGCTTCGAGGGCGCGCGGCTGCAAGGCCAGGTCTTGCAAACGATGGTGGCGGGACGCACAGTGCACCGGGCGTTGGAGGGAGCCTGA
- a CDS encoding aspartate carbamoyltransferase catalytic subunit translates to MTDAQALPLYPHRHLLGIQGLSPPDIELLLDRADAAVALSRQPEKKSSRLRGRTQINLFYEASTRTQSSFELAGKRLGADVMNMSVASSSVKKGETLIDTAMTLNAMRPDILIIRHSSAGAAALLAQKVACSVVNAGDGAHEHPTQALLDALTIRRAKGPLHKLTVAICGDILHSRVARSNILLLNALGARVRAVAPSTLLPSGIANMGVDVFRTMAEGLKDVDVVMMLRLQRERMEGAFVPSVREYFRYFGLDAEKLKAAKDDALVMHPGPMNRGVEIASEIADGPQSVIQEQVEMGVAVRMAVMEALLDPRRNEGRDA, encoded by the coding sequence ATGACAGACGCTCAAGCCCTCCCGCTCTACCCGCACCGACACCTTCTCGGCATCCAGGGGCTTTCTCCTCCCGACATTGAACTTCTCCTCGACCGGGCCGACGCGGCGGTGGCGCTGTCGCGCCAGCCGGAGAAGAAATCGAGCCGCCTGCGTGGGCGCACCCAGATCAACCTCTTCTACGAGGCCTCGACCCGCACGCAGTCCTCCTTCGAACTCGCCGGCAAGCGGCTCGGCGCCGACGTCATGAACATGTCGGTCGCCAGTTCCTCGGTGAAAAAGGGCGAGACCCTCATCGACACGGCGATGACGCTGAACGCGATGCGGCCCGACATCCTCATCATCCGCCACTCCTCCGCGGGCGCCGCGGCCCTTCTGGCGCAGAAGGTCGCCTGCTCCGTGGTCAATGCCGGCGACGGCGCCCACGAGCACCCGACCCAGGCGCTGCTCGATGCGCTCACCATCCGCCGCGCGAAGGGTCCGCTGCACAAGCTGACGGTCGCGATCTGCGGCGACATCCTGCATTCGCGCGTCGCCCGCTCGAACATCCTGCTCCTCAATGCGCTGGGCGCCCGCGTCCGCGCCGTCGCGCCCTCGACGCTGCTGCCCTCCGGCATCGCGAACATGGGCGTGGACGTGTTCCGCACCATGGCGGAGGGCCTGAAGGACGTCGACGTCGTGATGATGCTGCGCCTGCAGCGCGAGCGCATGGAGGGCGCCTTCGTGCCGTCGGTGCGCGAATACTTCCGCTATTTCGGCCTCGACGCCGAGAAGCTGAAGGCGGCGAAGGACGACGCGCTGGTCATGCATCCCGGCCCGATGAACCGCGGCGTCGAAATCGCGTCGGAGATCGCCGACGGCCCGCAGAGCGTGATCCAGGAGCAGGTCGAGATGGGCGTCGCCGTCCGCATGGCGGTGATGGAAGCCCTCCTCGACCCGCGCCGCAACGAGGGGCGCGACGCATGA
- a CDS encoding type II toxin-antitoxin system Phd/YefM family antitoxin — translation MTISTLSSRELNHDVSSAKKAAQKGPVVITDRGKPSHVLMTYGDFQRLTGRRRNLAESLAMPGLSEIDLDTTRIEIEPRQIDLS, via the coding sequence ATGACCATCAGCACCCTGTCCAGCCGCGAACTGAACCATGACGTGAGCAGCGCCAAGAAAGCGGCGCAGAAAGGCCCCGTGGTCATCACCGATCGCGGCAAGCCTTCGCATGTTCTGATGACATATGGCGATTTTCAGCGGCTGACCGGCAGGCGCCGCAATCTCGCGGAAAGCCTTGCCATGCCCGGACTGTCGGAGATCGATCTCGATACGACCCGGATCGAGATCGAACCGCGGCAGATAGACCTGTCGTGA
- a CDS encoding DUF6105 family protein — protein sequence MKYVFFAWAAPLGLFWGWFFLSANDINFGSIYLSRALHELVFELYGEMLGVAPETIPWLIAKACIFDTLLILAIWAFRRRRLIAAQWTALRERLMPAGAAPEGDPARLEG from the coding sequence ATGAAATACGTCTTCTTCGCCTGGGCCGCACCGCTCGGCCTGTTCTGGGGCTGGTTCTTCCTCTCGGCCAACGACATCAATTTCGGCTCGATCTATCTGAGCCGGGCGCTGCATGAGCTCGTTTTCGAACTCTACGGCGAGATGCTCGGCGTCGCGCCCGAGACGATCCCGTGGCTGATCGCCAAGGCCTGCATCTTCGACACCCTGCTGATTCTTGCGATCTGGGCGTTCCGCCGCCGGCGCCTGATCGCCGCGCAGTGGACCGCGCTGCGCGAGCGCCTCATGCCGGCCGGCGCAGCGCCCGAAGGCGATCCAGCACGCCTTGAAGGATGA
- the dprA gene encoding DNA-processing protein DprA: protein MTTGRAGPSFSDRQRLAWLRLIRTDNIGPATFRDLINRFGSAETAIEMLPELTRLGGGSRLLRVPSVAEAEAEMVLAAKAGARFVAIGETDYPPILRRVENPPPLIAVRGNANVFVLPPVAIVGARNASLAGIRMARMLAADLGREGFAIVSGLARGIDTAAHEGSLATGGIAVLAGGLDRPYPPENADLMQALAANGAAVSEMPFGWEPRARDFPRRNRIIAGLSLGLVVVEAAFRSGSLISARMAGELGRLVFAVPGSPLDPRAAGTNGLLKDGATLVTEARDVIEAISPLIGRPLGEAETFEEPPDFTATPPPGDMDRERVIEALGPVPTGVDEIIRHTGLHPAQVFMILLELDLAGRLERHPGGQVSLI from the coding sequence GTGACGACAGGCCGCGCCGGCCCTTCCTTCAGCGACCGCCAGCGTCTCGCCTGGCTCCGCCTCATCCGCACCGACAATATCGGTCCCGCCACCTTCCGCGACCTGATCAACCGTTTCGGCTCTGCCGAGACGGCGATCGAGATGCTGCCGGAACTTACCCGCCTGGGCGGCGGCAGCCGGCTGCTGCGCGTTCCCTCGGTCGCCGAGGCGGAAGCGGAAATGGTGCTGGCGGCAAAGGCCGGCGCGCGCTTCGTCGCCATCGGCGAGACCGACTACCCGCCGATCCTGCGGCGGGTCGAGAACCCGCCTCCCCTGATCGCCGTCAGGGGCAACGCCAACGTCTTCGTGCTGCCGCCGGTCGCGATCGTCGGCGCCCGCAACGCCTCGCTCGCCGGCATCCGCATGGCGCGCATGCTCGCCGCCGATCTCGGCCGCGAGGGTTTCGCCATTGTCTCGGGGCTCGCCCGCGGCATCGACACGGCCGCGCATGAGGGCAGCCTGGCGACAGGCGGCATCGCGGTGCTCGCCGGCGGCCTCGACCGGCCCTATCCTCCCGAGAACGCGGATCTGATGCAGGCGCTGGCGGCCAATGGCGCGGCGGTGTCCGAAATGCCGTTCGGCTGGGAGCCGAGGGCGCGCGACTTCCCCCGCCGCAACCGCATCATCGCCGGGCTGTCGCTCGGGCTGGTCGTCGTCGAGGCGGCGTTCAGGTCCGGCTCGCTGATCAGCGCCCGGATGGCCGGAGAGCTCGGCCGGCTCGTCTTCGCCGTGCCGGGATCGCCGCTCGACCCGCGCGCCGCCGGCACCAACGGCCTGCTCAAGGACGGCGCGACGCTGGTGACGGAGGCCCGCGACGTCATCGAGGCGATCTCGCCGCTGATCGGCCGCCCGCTCGGCGAGGCGGAGACGTTCGAGGAGCCGCCGGACTTCACCGCCACGCCGCCCCCCGGCGACATGGACAGGGAGCGGGTGATAGAGGCGCTCGGGCCGGTGCCGACCGGCGTGGACGAGATCATCCGCCACACCGGCCTTCATCCGGCGCAGGTGTTCATGATCCTGCTCGAGCTCGATCTCGCCGGACGGCTCGAACGCCATCCCGGCGGACAGGTCTCACTGATCTGA
- a CDS encoding acyl-CoA dehydrogenase family protein, producing the protein MNHDVTNQTPPLTGSNAWRGDPLLMQLAQDFSEPVRKDLDALGRFVLSPEAQDLARLANTELPKLRTHDRQGRRLDIVEFHPAYHALMRRSITNGLHSSIWENGEAETGKRHQIRAARFFLTSELECGHLCPVTMTSASLAALMASPKAFREWAPRITSRKYDQSNKAPVDKAGLTLGMGMTEKQGGTDVRANTTRAEKAGNGFYRITGHKWFMSAPMSDAFLVLAQASEGLSCFLVPRLLGDGAGNGLAFQRLKDKLGNKSNASSEVEFNNSLGEMIGEPGAGVKTIMDMVTLTRLDCALASSGIMRAGLQEAVHHARHRKVFGETLMEQPLMQRVLADMALDVAAATALSFRLARAFDEAAVDRSEASFARAMTPVVKYWVCKTAPPLLYEAMECLGGNGYVEEAPLARYYREAPVNAIWEGSGNVMALDVLRVLQRGPALFEEVIAGIDKDLGASGRGTSDVLRAAMQIAASDDGSARILTEQLALSAAAAELKRLGAGRIADAFIETRLAGQWRNTYGMLDGRHDPRAILETLYPEVG; encoded by the coding sequence GTGAACCACGACGTGACCAACCAGACGCCGCCGCTGACCGGCTCGAACGCCTGGCGCGGCGACCCGCTGCTGATGCAGCTGGCGCAGGATTTTTCCGAACCGGTGCGCAAGGATCTCGACGCGCTCGGCCGCTTCGTGCTGTCGCCCGAGGCGCAGGACCTGGCGCGGCTGGCCAACACCGAGCTGCCGAAGCTGAGGACGCACGACCGGCAGGGCAGGCGGCTCGACATCGTCGAGTTCCACCCCGCCTACCACGCGCTGATGCGCCGCTCGATCACCAACGGCCTGCATTCCTCGATCTGGGAGAACGGCGAGGCCGAGACCGGCAAGCGCCACCAGATCCGCGCCGCGCGCTTCTTCCTGACCTCCGAGCTCGAATGCGGCCATCTGTGCCCGGTCACCATGACGAGCGCGTCGCTCGCCGCGCTGATGGCGAGCCCGAAGGCGTTCCGCGAATGGGCGCCGCGCATCACCTCGCGCAAATACGACCAGTCGAACAAGGCGCCGGTCGACAAGGCCGGCCTGACGCTCGGCATGGGCATGACCGAGAAGCAGGGCGGCACGGACGTGCGCGCCAACACGACGCGGGCCGAGAAGGCCGGCAACGGCTTCTACCGCATCACCGGCCACAAATGGTTCATGTCCGCGCCGATGTCGGACGCGTTCCTGGTGCTGGCCCAGGCGAGCGAGGGTCTGTCCTGCTTCCTCGTGCCGCGCCTTCTCGGCGACGGGGCAGGCAACGGGCTCGCCTTCCAGCGGCTCAAGGACAAGCTCGGCAACAAGTCGAACGCGTCGTCCGAGGTCGAGTTCAACAATTCTCTCGGCGAGATGATCGGTGAGCCGGGCGCGGGCGTGAAGACGATCATGGACATGGTGACGCTGACGCGGCTCGACTGCGCGCTCGCCTCGTCCGGCATCATGCGCGCCGGCCTGCAGGAAGCGGTGCACCACGCCCGCCACAGGAAGGTGTTCGGCGAGACGCTGATGGAGCAGCCGCTGATGCAGCGCGTGCTGGCCGACATGGCGCTCGACGTCGCAGCTGCCACCGCGCTGTCCTTCCGACTGGCGCGCGCCTTCGACGAGGCCGCGGTCGACCGCTCCGAGGCCTCCTTCGCCCGCGCCATGACGCCGGTGGTGAAGTACTGGGTGTGCAAGACGGCGCCGCCGCTGCTCTACGAGGCGATGGAGTGCCTCGGCGGCAACGGCTATGTCGAGGAAGCGCCGCTCGCCCGCTATTACCGAGAGGCTCCGGTGAACGCGATCTGGGAAGGCTCGGGCAATGTGATGGCGCTCGACGTGCTGCGCGTGCTGCAGCGCGGCCCGGCGCTGTTCGAGGAGGTCATCGCCGGCATCGACAAGGATCTGGGCGCCAGCGGGCGGGGCACGTCCGACGTGCTGCGGGCGGCGATGCAGATCGCGGCATCGGACGACGGCTCTGCGCGCATCCTCACCGAGCAGCTCGCGCTGTCGGCGGCGGCCGCCGAGCTCAAGCGGCTGGGGGCGGGGCGCATCGCCGACGCCTTTATCGAGACGCGGCTGGCGGGCCAGTGGCGCAACACCTACGGCATGCTCGACGGCCGCCACGACCCTCGCGCGATCCTGGAGACGCTCTATCCGGAGGTCGGCTGA
- the ruvX gene encoding Holliday junction resolvase RuvX, with translation MAIIDVEELARTLPAGKTVAGIDPGTTTIGLAVSDRNLSFAHPRPVIMRKKFALDAAALLSALARDEVYALAIGLPVNMDGSEGPRAQASRAFARNLSKLTEMPLLFWDERLSTVAAERTLIEMDFSRKRRETKIDSAAAAFILQGVLDRLRALRRPA, from the coding sequence GTGGCGATCATCGACGTAGAGGAACTCGCGCGCACCCTGCCCGCCGGAAAGACGGTCGCCGGCATCGATCCCGGCACGACCACGATCGGGCTTGCCGTGTCCGACCGCAACCTGTCATTTGCGCACCCGCGGCCGGTCATCATGCGCAAGAAATTCGCGCTCGACGCCGCCGCCTTGCTTTCGGCGCTGGCCCGCGATGAAGTTTATGCGCTGGCGATCGGCCTGCCGGTCAACATGGACGGCAGCGAGGGGCCGCGCGCCCAGGCGAGCCGGGCGTTTGCGCGCAACCTGTCGAAGCTGACGGAGATGCCGCTGTTGTTCTGGGACGAGCGGCTGTCGACGGTCGCCGCCGAGCGCACGTTGATCGAGATGGATTTTTCCCGCAAGCGGCGCGAGACGAAGATCGATTCGGCCGCGGCCGCCTTCATCCTTCAAGGCGTGCTGGATCGCCTTCGGGCGCTGCGCCGGCCGGCATGA
- a CDS encoding metal-dependent hydrolase, whose amino-acid sequence MKLTWHGHSAFTIETAGKKIVVDPFITGNPGAKQGWQDVAQGATHVLLTHGHNDHIGDAVDICKQSGAMLVANFEICMFLVGKGVDGAKINPGNHGGTLDCGGFTTTFVQALHSSSFGGEGGTNTYLGNPAGLVLHFPDAPTLYHFGDTDIFGDMALINELHEPSIGIVPIGDRFTMGGAVAALACRRFFKLDVAIPCHYASFPIIDQNADKFVAAMEGSSTKVIVPEVGKAFSV is encoded by the coding sequence ATGAAACTGACCTGGCACGGGCATTCCGCCTTCACCATCGAAACCGCCGGCAAGAAGATCGTCGTCGATCCCTTCATCACCGGCAATCCAGGCGCGAAGCAGGGCTGGCAGGACGTCGCGCAGGGCGCGACGCACGTTCTCCTGACCCACGGCCACAACGACCATATCGGCGACGCGGTGGACATCTGCAAACAGTCCGGCGCCATGCTGGTGGCGAATTTCGAGATCTGCATGTTCCTGGTCGGCAAGGGCGTCGACGGCGCGAAGATCAATCCGGGCAATCACGGCGGCACGCTCGACTGCGGCGGCTTCACGACGACGTTCGTGCAGGCGCTGCATTCCTCGTCCTTCGGCGGCGAGGGCGGCACCAACACCTATCTCGGCAATCCGGCGGGACTCGTGCTGCACTTCCCCGACGCGCCGACGCTCTATCACTTCGGCGACACCGACATCTTCGGCGACATGGCGCTGATCAACGAACTGCACGAGCCCTCGATCGGCATCGTGCCGATCGGCGACAGGTTCACCATGGGCGGGGCGGTCGCCGCACTCGCCTGCCGTCGCTTCTTCAAGCTCGACGTGGCGATCCCTTGCCACTACGCTTCCTTCCCGATCATCGACCAGAACGCCGACAAGTTCGTCGCCGCGATGGAGGGATCGTCGACCAAGGTGATCGTGCCGGAGGTCGGCAAGGCGTTTTCCGTCTGA